The following are encoded together in the Strongyloides ratti genome assembly S_ratti_ED321, chromosome : 2 genome:
- a CDS encoding A disintegrin and metalloproteinase with thrombospondin motifs 9: MKFYLFCIYILFFPTINGDELVYNENTTTHTYIYIDKKLQLGDYIFNKKIPIQQMSSGSQKLEEQYIMDLLIVTDYKMFEAFLELVDYDKKNAEKMLSDYVKGIFSQLRSIYWRFVFLNDIRIHMNLVSEIIVTNITDCPIFNGLKRLKEEEEGSGEEDNIIDGSGDIFIESSGSEEGSGSNFEFEEVNKKNNKPRILDENEVYGIDAVEMFNVWITSKLDTLPQHDHALLLTRYDLISHTGDSLTQGMANIGCMCKKGRSTSIIEDSGSTSTLIAAHEIAHALGAEHDGVGEHNKRCDKKLNHLMSPSVSSSEDDTIFNNVFTISECTRQDIEKFFNETSENNCLRKLRPGKKRIFSEIEEKERKDGMLKSGELFNRDKQCKISFGMEYGYCKNDAYYPVTKDSCRRIWCSRKKNDLLYPCETRVFFPAMDGTECGVGNWCMLGKCVRNEKYYQMICVDENKGVCTKYPATILRMYCKAPLFKNICCGTCDIVERKFGKKKNKGRFIYPKKDEKNK, encoded by the exons atgaaattttatttattttgtatttatattcttttttttccaacAATTAATGGTGATGAATTAGTTTACAATG AAAATACAACAACTcatacttatatatatattgataaaaaattacaattaggggattatatttttaataaaaaaattcctATTCAACAGATGTCATCTGGTTCACAAAAACTAGAAGAACAATATATTATGGATCTCCTTATAGTAACagattataaaatgtttgaGGCATTCCTTGAATTAGTTGattatgacaaaaaaaatgcaGAAAAAATGTTAAGTGATTATGTTAAAGGAATTTTTTCACAATTAAGATCTATTTATTGGagatttgtttttttaaatgatattagaATTCATATGAATTTAGTTAGTGAAATTATTGTAACAAATATAACTGATTGTCCAATTTTTAATGGTTTAAAACGATTAAAAGAAGAGGAAGAAGGTAGTGGTGAGgaagataatattattgatgGTAGTggagatatttttattgaaagtAGTGGATCTGAAGAAGGATCAGGATCAAATTTTGAATTTGAagaagttaataaaaaaaacaataaaccTAGAATTTTAGATGAAAATGAGGTTTATGGAATTGATGCTGTGGAAATGTTTAATGTTTGGATAACTTCAAAACTAGATACGTTACCTCAACATGATCATGCTCTCCTCCTAACAAGATATGATTTAATTTCTCATACAGGTGATTCATTAACTCAAGGTATGGCAAATATTGGTTGTATGTGTAAAAAAGGAAGATCAACATCTATAATTGAAGATAGTGGAAGTACTTCAACATTAATAGCTGCTCATGAGATAGCTCATGCATTAGGAGCAGAACATGATGGTGTAGGTGAGCATAATAAAAGATGtgataaaaagttaaatcaTTTAATGTCTCCAAGTGTTTCAAGTTCAGAAGAtgatactatttttaataatgtttttacaATAAGTGAATGTACCAGACAagatatagaaaaattttttaatgaaacaagtgaaaataattgtttaagaaaattaagaccaggtaaaaaaagaatttttagtgaaatagaagaaaaagaaagaaaagaTGGAATGTTAAAGAGTGGtgaattatttaatagaGACAAGCAATGTAAAATATCATTTGGAATGGAGTATGgttattgtaaaaatgatGCTTATTATCCAGTAACTAAAGATTCATGTAGAAGAATATGGTgtagtagaaaaaaaaatgatttactGTATCCTTGTGAAACACGTGTATTTTTTCCAGCAATGGATGGTACAGAATGTGGTGTTGGAAat tggTGTATGTTAGGAAAATGTGTTcgaaatgaaaaatattatcaaatga TTTGTGTTGATGAAAATAAAGGAGTATGTACTAAGTATCCAGCAACAATTTTAAGAATGTATTGTAAGGCTCCACTTTTCAAGAATATATGTTGTGGAACTTGTGACATAGTTGAAAGAAAATTCgggaaaaaaaagaataaggGTAGATTTATTTATCCAAAAAaggatgaaaaaaataaataa